A single window of Flavobacterium aestivum DNA harbors:
- the dnaK gene encoding molecular chaperone DnaK, with the protein MGKIIGIDLGTTNSCVSVMEGNEAVVIPNAEGKRTTPSIIAFVEGGEIKVGDPAKRQAVTNPTKTIASVKRFMGHTFAEITEEAKRVPYSVVKGDNNTPRVDIDGRLYTAQELSAMTLQKMKKTAEDYLGQTVTEAVITVPAYFNDAQRQATKEAGEIAGLKVMRIINEPTAAALAYGLDKKGTDQKIAVYDLGGGTFDISVLELGDGVFEVLSTDGDTHLGGDDFDHEIIDWLADEFKSEEGIDLRLDPMSLQRLKEAAEKAKIELSSSAETEINLPYVTATASGPKHLVKKLTRAQFEKLTDSLVKRSMAPVAKALKNAGLSVSDIDEVILVGGSTRIPKIVDEVEKFFGKKASKGVNPDEVVAIGAAIQGGVLSGDVKDVLLLDVTPLSLGIETMGGVMTVLIEANTTIPTKKSQVFSTAADSQPSVEIHVLQGARAMAADNKTIGRFHLDGIPPAPRGVPQIEVTFDIDANGIIKVSATDKGTGKSHDIRIEASSGLTAEEIERMKKDAEANADADKIAKERAEKLNEADGMIFQTESQLKELGAKLSDDNKVAIEYALTELRMAHQSQDIPAIQTALDNINAAWKTATEAMYAQGEQGQPAAEPQAQSGDNVEDVEFEEVK; encoded by the coding sequence ATGGGTAAAATAATCGGAATTGATTTAGGTACGACGAACTCTTGCGTTTCTGTAATGGAAGGTAATGAAGCAGTAGTAATCCCTAATGCTGAAGGAAAAAGAACTACACCATCTATCATCGCTTTTGTTGAAGGTGGAGAAATTAAAGTGGGAGATCCTGCAAAAAGACAAGCAGTAACTAACCCTACAAAAACGATTGCTTCTGTTAAACGTTTTATGGGACACACTTTTGCTGAAATTACTGAAGAAGCAAAAAGAGTACCTTATTCTGTAGTGAAAGGTGACAACAATACTCCACGTGTGGATATTGACGGTCGTTTATACACTGCTCAAGAATTGTCTGCAATGACACTTCAAAAAATGAAAAAAACTGCTGAAGACTATTTAGGACAAACAGTTACTGAAGCAGTTATCACTGTTCCTGCTTACTTTAATGATGCACAACGTCAAGCTACAAAAGAAGCTGGAGAGATTGCAGGTCTTAAAGTTATGCGTATCATCAACGAGCCTACAGCTGCAGCTTTAGCTTACGGTTTGGATAAAAAAGGAACTGACCAAAAAATTGCTGTTTACGATTTAGGAGGAGGTACATTTGATATCTCTGTACTTGAATTAGGAGACGGTGTATTTGAAGTATTATCTACAGACGGAGATACTCACTTAGGAGGTGATGATTTTGACCACGAAATTATTGACTGGTTGGCAGATGAATTTAAATCTGAAGAAGGTATTGACTTACGTTTAGACCCAATGTCATTGCAACGTTTGAAAGAAGCTGCTGAGAAAGCAAAAATTGAATTGTCTTCTTCTGCTGAAACTGAAATCAACTTACCATACGTAACTGCTACAGCTTCTGGACCAAAGCACTTAGTTAAAAAATTAACTAGAGCTCAATTCGAAAAATTAACTGATTCTTTAGTAAAACGTTCTATGGCACCAGTTGCTAAAGCGTTGAAAAATGCAGGTTTATCTGTTTCTGACATTGACGAAGTTATCTTGGTTGGAGGTTCTACTCGTATCCCAAAAATTGTTGATGAAGTTGAAAAATTCTTCGGTAAAAAAGCATCTAAAGGAGTTAACCCTGATGAAGTTGTTGCGATTGGAGCAGCTATTCAAGGTGGAGTTCTTTCTGGAGATGTAAAAGATGTATTGTTACTTGACGTTACACCTTTATCTTTAGGTATCGAAACTATGGGTGGTGTTATGACTGTTCTTATTGAAGCTAACACAACTATCCCAACTAAAAAATCTCAAGTTTTCTCTACTGCTGCTGATTCTCAACCATCTGTTGAAATCCACGTATTACAAGGAGCTAGAGCAATGGCTGCTGATAACAAAACTATCGGTCGTTTCCACTTAGATGGTATTCCACCTGCACCAAGAGGAGTTCCTCAAATTGAAGTAACTTTTGATATTGATGCTAATGGTATCATCAAAGTTTCTGCAACTGACAAAGGAACTGGTAAATCTCACGATATTCGTATCGAAGCTTCTTCTGGATTGACAGCTGAAGAAATCGAAAGAATGAAAAAAGATGCTGAAGCAAATGCCGATGCTGACAAAATCGCAAAAGAAAGAGCTGAAAAATTGAACGAAGCTGATGGAATGATCTTCCAAACTGAGTCTCAATTGAAAGAACTTGGAGCTAAATTATCAGATGATAATAAAGTTGCTATCGAGTATGCATTGACTGAATTGAGAATGGCTCACCAATCTCAAGACATTCCTGCAATTCAAACCGCTCTTGACAACATTAATGCAGCTTGGAAAACAGCTACTGAAGCAATGTACGCTCAAGGAGAACAAGGTCAACCAGCTGCTGAGCCACAAGCTCAATCAGGTGACAATGTTGAAGACGTTGAATTCGAAGAAGTAAAATAA
- a CDS encoding transposase has protein sequence MQIIEPLEFGNYYHIYNRGNNSETIFKENRNYEHFLNLYNTHIEPIADTYAWCLMKNHFHLLVRIKTIEEIIILQESKDTLTKKKIIAPHQSFGNLFNAYSKAINKGYDRHGALFERPFKRKLIDNDTYLQNVIKYIHYNPVKHGICDHPIEYPWSSYLTCVSSKSTKLKRNEVISFFENLENFKLTHNHNEDFSGLEKSLNL, from the coding sequence ATGCAAATAATCGAACCTTTGGAATTTGGAAATTATTACCACATCTATAACCGTGGTAACAATAGCGAAACTATTTTCAAAGAAAACCGAAACTATGAGCATTTCCTAAATTTATACAACACTCATATAGAGCCTATTGCTGACACTTATGCTTGGTGCTTGATGAAAAACCATTTCCATTTATTGGTGCGAATCAAAACTATTGAGGAAATAATCATACTTCAAGAGTCCAAAGACACGCTCACGAAAAAGAAAATAATAGCACCACACCAGTCTTTTGGTAATTTATTCAACGCATATTCAAAAGCAATAAATAAAGGATATGACCGACACGGAGCACTTTTTGAGAGACCTTTCAAAAGAAAATTGATTGATAATGACACCTATCTACAGAACGTTATAAAATACATTCATTACAACCCTGTAAAACACGGCATCTGCGATCACCCCATAGAATATCCTTGGAGTTCCTACTTAACATGTGTCTCATCCAAGTCAACCAAATTAAAAAGAAATGAAGTGATTTCTTTTTTTGAAAATTTAGAAAACTTCAAACTCACTCACAATCACAATGAGGATTTTTCTGGTTTAGAGAAATCTTTGAATTTATAA
- the pta gene encoding phosphate acetyltransferase — protein sequence MNKAIYIATIDENCGKTIITLGLMRTLLGKTAKVGYFRPIIEDVEEGKKDTHIDMVISHFGLDIQYEDAYAITKSKLIKKKNKGKLGEVVDLIIEKFKKLEERFDFVLVEGTSFSGEGTVIELDINVLIAKNLGIPTIILGSGVGKTLDELIDSLSLAYNSFKLKEVEVLAVIANKVQPENLELVTNGLKKNLPESILINSIPLISSLNNPTIQEIVEALDAKILFGNEYLNNQIGSYSIGAMQLCNYLLHLKENGLIITPGDRADIILGALQANESANYPSVSGIVLTGNITPEDSILKLIEGLSSVVPIITVEGGTYHIANTIGSIKSKIYAGNLQKIETSINTFDKYVDLDALTNKFNAFEAEGMTPKMFQYNLVKRAKQHRKHIVLPEGSDERIIIAAARLQAMDVVDISIIGNKKQIESKVAELGLDFDFSKVPIINPIDSENYADYVNTYYELRKAKNVTLGMAKDLMEDVSYFGTMMVYKGHADGMVSGAAHTTQHTILPALQFIKTKPNCSVVSSVFFMCLEDRVSVFGDCAINPNPTAEQLAEIAISSADSSLAFGIEPKVAMLSYSSGSSGKGDEVDKVRAATEIVKQKRPNLKIEGPIQYDAAVDLEVGQSKMPNSEVAGHASVLIFPDLNTGNNTYKAVQRETGALAIGPMLQGLNKPVNDLSRGCTIDDIINTVVITAIQAQGL from the coding sequence ATGAATAAAGCTATATATATTGCAACTATCGATGAAAATTGTGGTAAAACAATAATTACTCTGGGTTTAATGAGAACACTTTTGGGGAAAACTGCCAAAGTGGGGTATTTTAGACCAATAATAGAGGATGTAGAAGAAGGAAAAAAGGATACCCATATTGATATGGTTATTTCACATTTTGGTCTGGATATTCAGTATGAAGATGCTTATGCTATTACAAAAAGTAAGTTAATCAAGAAAAAAAATAAAGGTAAACTAGGAGAGGTAGTCGATCTAATTATTGAAAAATTCAAAAAATTAGAAGAGCGCTTTGATTTTGTTTTGGTAGAAGGAACCAGTTTTTCAGGAGAAGGAACCGTTATCGAATTGGATATTAATGTGCTTATTGCCAAAAATCTTGGAATACCTACCATAATTCTGGGTTCAGGAGTTGGGAAAACCTTAGATGAATTAATAGACAGTTTAAGTTTAGCATATAATTCATTTAAATTAAAAGAGGTAGAAGTATTGGCAGTAATAGCCAATAAAGTACAGCCCGAAAATTTAGAATTGGTAACGAATGGATTGAAGAAAAATTTACCGGAATCAATTCTTATCAATTCCATCCCTTTAATCAGTAGTTTAAATAATCCAACAATTCAGGAAATTGTTGAAGCATTAGATGCTAAAATATTATTTGGGAATGAATATTTAAACAATCAAATAGGAAGCTATAGCATTGGAGCAATGCAATTATGCAACTATTTGCTACATCTAAAAGAAAATGGTCTTATTATCACTCCGGGAGATCGTGCAGATATTATACTAGGGGCATTGCAAGCTAATGAATCGGCTAATTATCCTTCGGTGTCGGGTATTGTATTAACTGGGAACATAACCCCAGAAGATAGTATCTTAAAATTAATAGAAGGACTTTCTTCGGTAGTGCCAATCATTACTGTAGAAGGAGGAACCTATCATATTGCAAATACAATTGGCAGCATAAAGTCAAAAATATATGCTGGGAATTTGCAAAAAATAGAGACATCAATAAATACTTTCGATAAATATGTTGATTTAGATGCATTAACAAATAAATTTAATGCTTTTGAAGCAGAAGGAATGACTCCTAAAATGTTTCAATATAACTTAGTAAAAAGAGCAAAGCAGCACCGAAAACATATTGTTTTACCGGAAGGCAGTGACGAAAGAATTATCATAGCTGCAGCTCGCTTGCAAGCAATGGATGTAGTTGATATTTCTATTATTGGAAATAAAAAACAAATCGAAAGCAAAGTAGCCGAATTAGGCTTAGATTTTGATTTTTCTAAAGTGCCAATTATAAACCCAATAGATTCAGAGAATTATGCTGATTACGTGAATACTTATTATGAATTACGCAAAGCCAAAAATGTAACTCTGGGTATGGCCAAAGACCTAATGGAAGATGTGTCATATTTTGGAACCATGATGGTATACAAAGGACATGCTGACGGAATGGTTTCGGGAGCTGCACACACTACTCAACATACCATTTTGCCTGCATTGCAATTCATTAAAACCAAACCTAATTGCTCAGTTGTGTCATCAGTATTTTTTATGTGTTTAGAAGACAGGGTTTCTGTTTTCGGGGATTGCGCCATTAATCCTAATCCAACTGCAGAACAGTTAGCGGAAATTGCGATATCATCAGCAGATTCAAGTTTGGCTTTTGGAATAGAACCAAAAGTAGCCATGCTTTCCTATTCTTCCGGTTCATCAGGAAAAGGAGATGAAGTAGATAAAGTAAGGGCTGCAACCGAAATAGTAAAGCAAAAACGTCCTAATCTTAAAATTGAAGGTCCTATACAATATGACGCAGCAGTTGATTTAGAAGTAGGACAAAGTAAAATGCCAAATTCTGAGGTGGCAGGTCACGCCAGTGTATTGATTTTCCCTGATTTAAATACTGGAAATAACACCTATAAGGCAGTTCAAAGAGAAACAGGAGCATTGGCTATTGGACCAATGTTGCAAGGTTTAAACAAACCGGTAAATGACTTAAGCCGCGGCTGTACTATAGATGATATAATTAACACAGTCGTGATTACGGCAATTCAAGCACAGGGATTGTAA
- the corA gene encoding magnesium/cobalt transporter CorA: MRKIKYKNGKRLQPYNLEYTGLHRNKEIEMQLFVYDDKTVDEYESASIVKLKKLIDLSRINWLNIHGLSDVDLLKEVASHFDIDNFMLADILNTSKRTKLEEEKDVLFFNIKSMLPAENSDDIRVEQISFLLKKGILISFQEKRSDFFTHIRERIRTNSGIVRNKKADYLLYILLDAIIGNFYITLASEEDRIEDLIDLTKNSADPIILEKIEKHRDNFNFLKRSIIPLRDSLYDIKSIKEDDVFNEIESENFSFFSRLHQKCLELLEQIESDMGSLESASNFFFAAQTHKMNEIMKTLTIISVIFIPLTFIVGVYGMNFDNMPELRYTNGYFTVMVFMFFVVIAMVFYFKRRRWF; encoded by the coding sequence ATGAGAAAGATTAAATACAAGAATGGAAAACGATTGCAACCTTATAATCTCGAATATACTGGTTTACACAGAAACAAAGAGATTGAAATGCAATTGTTTGTTTATGATGATAAAACTGTTGATGAATATGAGAGTGCTTCAATCGTTAAATTGAAAAAGCTTATTGACTTAAGCAGAATAAATTGGTTAAATATTCATGGATTGAGCGATGTAGATTTACTAAAAGAAGTGGCTAGCCATTTTGATATTGATAATTTTATGTTGGCAGATATTCTAAATACCAGCAAAAGAACAAAACTCGAAGAGGAAAAGGATGTTTTGTTTTTTAACATAAAATCGATGTTGCCAGCAGAAAACTCAGATGATATAAGGGTTGAGCAAATTAGTTTCTTGTTGAAAAAGGGGATTTTAATTTCATTTCAAGAAAAAAGAAGTGATTTCTTTACTCATATACGCGAACGTATTCGAACCAATTCTGGTATCGTACGAAACAAGAAAGCAGATTATTTATTGTATATTTTACTAGATGCCATTATTGGTAATTTTTACATAACTCTGGCAAGTGAAGAAGATAGAATTGAGGATTTGATAGACCTTACCAAGAATAGCGCAGATCCTATCATATTAGAAAAAATTGAGAAGCATAGGGATAATTTTAATTTCTTGAAGCGTTCTATAATTCCGCTTCGGGATTCTTTATACGATATAAAAAGTATAAAAGAGGATGATGTGTTTAATGAAATCGAATCTGAAAATTTTAGTTTTTTTAGCCGTTTGCATCAAAAATGTTTAGAGCTTTTAGAACAAATAGAATCAGATATGGGGTCTTTGGAGAGTGCGTCTAATTTCTTTTTTGCAGCGCAAACGCATAAGATGAATGAAATTATGAAAACGCTGACTATTATCTCGGTTATATTTATTCCGCTTACTTTTATCGTGGGCGTGTATGGGATGAATTTTGATAATATGCCTGAATTAAGATATACTAATGGATATTTTACAGTGATGGTTTTTATGTTTTTTGTAGTAATTGCAATGGTCTTTTATTTTAAAAGAAGAAGATGGTTTTAA